From the Bdellovibrio reynosensis genome, one window contains:
- a CDS encoding 6-bladed beta-propeller produces MALLNVGFFHFVIALMFVILTTGCTMDAIVANLTSEPPADLTEPSEDIPVEPKGTFPIGKTKYPFVQPASMLFTPEGHLLVASAGEGAFTVQKYNVSDDTLIMGFGPSGYTDAEISTPEKIGLDPSGNIYVLEVGQNQFKVFSSTGTFIRKVGSSGAAAGQFNGAVDLSIDKNGLIYVAECTNDRIQVLNANGTFNKYIGTAGTGNGQLDCPTSVFIDENLNVFVGDHNNRRIQKFDSSGAYVLKFGSNGNGPGQFNSVTRVRVNSLGEIFVLDRTLKKINKFSGTGTFISSFTGDPANPITYPWDIYVDSSDNVYVSDALKVLITMMDKDGVFIKNYADYTATEKDIGKPTGLFVDSEDNIFVTQGVDTSTPQRVLKFDKYGVKQGSFGTNGTNDGEFTYAFASATDSQGRIYTTDAALYRVVKREADGTFISHFGSNGMGQGEFLAPGAIFIDKFDKVYVADANNPRIQIFDTAGTYLTEFGSSGPGQLGGPSAMFIDKDGYIFVADLSGFVFKFNSAGTFQFKFAAPQSYGIVVDAAGNIYVSDFFTNSIKKYDSGGNLVLIIGGPGQVVGKLSAPTGLGIDSKGNIFVTELYNRRVQKFSPLGIPLLE; encoded by the coding sequence ATGGCACTTTTGAACGTCGGCTTTTTCCATTTTGTTATCGCACTTATGTTCGTGATCCTGACCACGGGATGCACGATGGACGCTATCGTTGCTAATTTAACCAGCGAACCCCCCGCCGACCTTACTGAACCCTCTGAAGACATCCCGGTAGAACCTAAAGGCACCTTCCCTATCGGCAAAACAAAATATCCGTTTGTACAGCCAGCTAGTATGCTCTTTACGCCCGAAGGACATCTCCTTGTCGCATCTGCAGGTGAAGGCGCATTTACGGTGCAAAAATATAATGTCAGTGATGACACACTGATCATGGGATTTGGGCCTTCTGGCTATACCGATGCGGAAATATCTACACCAGAAAAAATCGGCTTAGATCCAAGCGGAAACATTTACGTTCTAGAGGTAGGACAAAATCAATTCAAAGTCTTTAGTTCCACTGGGACTTTCATTCGCAAAGTGGGAAGCTCGGGCGCAGCTGCAGGACAATTTAACGGCGCTGTCGATTTATCTATCGATAAAAACGGATTGATTTACGTCGCAGAATGTACAAACGACCGAATCCAAGTTTTAAATGCGAATGGCACCTTTAATAAGTATATTGGAACTGCAGGAACCGGGAACGGACAATTGGATTGTCCAACCAGTGTATTTATCGATGAAAACCTAAATGTTTTCGTTGGTGATCATAATAACAGACGCATTCAGAAATTTGATTCATCTGGTGCGTATGTTTTGAAGTTTGGTTCGAATGGCAATGGCCCGGGGCAATTCAATTCTGTCACAAGAGTGCGAGTGAATTCGTTAGGTGAAATTTTTGTCTTAGATAGAACTCTTAAAAAAATAAATAAATTTTCTGGTACTGGTACCTTTATCTCGTCCTTCACCGGCGATCCCGCAAACCCTATCACCTATCCCTGGGATATTTATGTTGATAGCAGTGATAACGTTTACGTAAGTGATGCTTTAAAAGTTCTGATTACTATGATGGATAAAGACGGCGTTTTTATTAAAAACTATGCCGACTACACTGCTACGGAAAAAGATATCGGTAAACCGACGGGACTATTCGTCGACTCGGAAGATAATATTTTTGTCACTCAAGGTGTCGACACATCTACTCCGCAAAGAGTTCTAAAATTCGATAAATACGGAGTCAAACAAGGAAGTTTCGGAACGAACGGAACCAACGATGGTGAATTTACTTACGCTTTTGCCAGTGCTACTGACAGTCAAGGTCGTATCTATACAACTGACGCTGCACTTTACCGCGTGGTAAAACGCGAAGCTGATGGAACCTTTATCTCTCACTTTGGTTCCAACGGTATGGGTCAGGGTGAATTTTTAGCTCCAGGCGCAATCTTCATCGACAAGTTCGATAAGGTGTATGTTGCGGATGCCAACAATCCGCGCATTCAAATCTTTGACACTGCCGGTACTTATCTAACTGAATTCGGCAGTTCGGGACCAGGTCAACTCGGTGGTCCTTCTGCCATGTTCATAGATAAAGATGGATATATTTTCGTCGCAGACTTGTCAGGTTTCGTCTTTAAATTTAATTCTGCAGGTACTTTTCAATTTAAATTCGCAGCTCCGCAATCCTACGGCATTGTTGTCGATGCCGCCGGTAACATCTATGTTTCTGATTTCTTCACTAACTCTATTAAGAAGTACGATAGTGGCGGAAATTTAGTCTTAATTATCGGCGGCCCTGGACAAGTGGTTGGAAAACTTTCCGCTCCGACAGGATTGGGCATCGACTCTAAAGGCAACATTTTTGTTACAGAACTTTACAACCGCCGCGTCCAGAAGTTCAGTCCGCTCGGAATACCACTTCTTGAGTAA
- a CDS encoding rhomboid family intramembrane serine protease, which produces MNRGGVTFQTAPMTPAVKWLLIINVAVWFVIQVIVEGFLKIPFTSIFGLYPGKVLFDFNIWQIFTYMFLHSMQVTHILFNMLMLWFFGAELEQRWGTRFFLIYYFVSGVGAAILYCLGVWGWALATGSQTGLIVPVIGASGAIFGLLLAQGILFGERIVYFFMLFPMKTRYFVALMGLVQLASMMTSSVSGGEVAYLAHLGGLVSGYICLKSKSWIDRNNQNRRTKSKGRNLRLVVDNEKSSKDKPPKYWN; this is translated from the coding sequence ATGAATAGAGGCGGCGTAACTTTTCAAACAGCTCCCATGACTCCTGCAGTGAAGTGGTTGCTGATCATCAATGTAGCGGTATGGTTTGTTATTCAAGTCATTGTGGAAGGATTTTTAAAAATTCCTTTTACGTCGATCTTTGGCCTTTACCCTGGCAAAGTTCTTTTTGATTTTAATATCTGGCAGATCTTTACCTACATGTTCCTGCACTCGATGCAGGTGACTCACATCTTGTTCAACATGTTAATGCTGTGGTTCTTCGGAGCTGAGCTTGAACAGCGTTGGGGCACGAGATTTTTCTTAATCTATTATTTTGTTTCTGGTGTTGGTGCTGCGATTCTTTACTGCTTGGGCGTGTGGGGATGGGCCTTGGCTACGGGGTCGCAAACAGGCTTAATCGTTCCAGTGATCGGTGCCTCAGGTGCGATCTTTGGATTGCTATTGGCCCAAGGGATTTTGTTCGGCGAAAGAATTGTTTACTTCTTTATGCTGTTCCCAATGAAGACCCGTTATTTTGTGGCTCTTATGGGCCTTGTCCAACTGGCTTCGATGATGACTTCTTCGGTTTCCGGCGGGGAAGTGGCTTACTTGGCCCATCTTGGTGGCTTGGTTTCAGGATATATCTGCTTAAAATCTAAATCTTGGATCGACCGCAATAATCAGAATCGTCGCACCAAATCTAAAGGTCGAAACCTTCGCCTTGTCGTGGATAACGAGAAATCATCCAAGGACAAGCCGCCAAAATACTGGAATTAG
- a CDS encoding HIT family protein has product MAKKKKPITAKKKIATKKTKKPAPASSAAQIKINSEVWPLERDVLFRPDRMKYVRKLIKPEGCVFCKAAGSEASFDTLCVFKSKHSMVVLNKFPYNSGHVLVLPQRHCGDLLKLSDEEYTDLQNTIRFVMAALHEAYQPGGINLGLNHGAVAGAGIPEHLHYHLIPRWAGDLNFFPLIAETKVLVESLEQTYDKLWSILKKYE; this is encoded by the coding sequence ATGGCAAAAAAGAAGAAGCCGATAACAGCTAAGAAAAAAATAGCTACAAAAAAAACCAAGAAGCCAGCACCAGCTTCTTCGGCTGCCCAGATTAAAATCAACAGTGAAGTTTGGCCTTTAGAAAGAGACGTTCTTTTTAGGCCAGATCGCATGAAATATGTGCGTAAACTGATTAAACCCGAGGGTTGCGTATTCTGTAAAGCTGCTGGCAGTGAAGCTTCTTTCGATACTCTTTGTGTTTTTAAATCAAAACATTCAATGGTGGTACTTAACAAATTTCCTTATAACAGTGGACATGTTTTGGTTCTGCCACAACGTCACTGTGGGGACTTGTTAAAACTTAGCGATGAAGAATACACGGATTTGCAAAATACCATTCGTTTTGTGATGGCAGCTTTACATGAAGCCTACCAGCCTGGTGGCATTAACTTAGGTTTGAATCATGGTGCTGTTGCTGGTGCTGGCATTCCAGAACATTTGCATTACCATTTGATTCCGAGATGGGCGGGGGACCTTAATTTCTTTCCGCTGATAGCAGAGACTAAGGTCTTGGTTGAAAGTCTTGAGCAGACCTACGATAAGCTTTGGAGTATTTTAAAAAAATATGAATAG
- the sppA gene encoding signal peptide peptidase SppA: MKGSFLKKLIVIFLIFVGIGALLKLSGDFFGEPEKRLTSRNSILQLELNGVILNGKKFLKNLDKYKDEDKVKAILIVINSPGGAVGPSQEIFASIKRVREELKKPVICVSTGVMASGAYYSAVGCDKIVVAPGALVGSIGVIMEFANIEKLYEWAKISRYSITSGRFKDSGAEYRSMRDDEKALFQSMIDEVYAQFKTTVMTERKLKEEVVAEYADGRVFTGATAVKMGFADQEGFYEDAVKLAAETAKLGDDYDVFEIPKKRMSIFDFGNSDMDDDVNSLADYSDILKSQNFGANIEGAFKFVLRSKFLNQPLMLMPGYWE, translated from the coding sequence ATGAAGGGCAGTTTCTTAAAAAAACTCATCGTTATTTTTCTTATCTTTGTTGGTATCGGCGCTTTGCTAAAATTAAGCGGTGATTTCTTTGGTGAACCGGAAAAGCGCCTGACTTCCCGTAACTCGATTCTTCAGCTTGAATTGAATGGCGTTATTCTTAACGGCAAAAAATTTCTTAAGAACTTAGATAAGTATAAGGACGAAGATAAAGTAAAAGCGATATTGATCGTGATTAACTCTCCGGGCGGGGCGGTGGGTCCTTCCCAAGAAATCTTTGCTTCCATCAAGCGTGTTCGTGAAGAGCTTAAAAAACCGGTGATCTGTGTAAGCACCGGAGTCATGGCTTCGGGCGCTTATTATTCAGCTGTAGGCTGCGATAAGATCGTCGTAGCACCAGGAGCACTCGTTGGGTCCATCGGTGTGATCATGGAATTTGCGAACATCGAAAAACTTTATGAGTGGGCTAAGATCTCTCGTTATTCAATCACTTCAGGCCGATTCAAGGATTCTGGAGCAGAGTACAGATCTATGCGTGACGATGAAAAAGCCTTGTTCCAAAGCATGATCGACGAAGTTTATGCTCAATTTAAAACAACAGTGATGACTGAAAGAAAATTAAAAGAAGAAGTCGTTGCTGAATACGCTGACGGCCGTGTCTTCACTGGGGCTACCGCGGTAAAAATGGGTTTTGCTGATCAAGAAGGTTTTTACGAAGACGCTGTAAAGCTTGCAGCGGAAACAGCAAAATTGGGTGACGACTACGACGTTTTCGAAATTCCAAAAAAACGCATGAGCATCTTTGATTTCGGTAATTCCGACATGGATGATGATGTGAATTCGCTAGCTGACTATAGCGATATTTTAAAAAGCCAAAACTTCGGTGCCAATATCGAAGGCGCATTTAAGTTTGTTTTAAGATCTAAATTCTTAAACCAACCGCTAATGCTTATGCCAGGCTACTGGGAGTAA
- a CDS encoding 30S ribosomal protein S1, giving the protein MTKQLNKAELEKQKVLAFLDAEDAKVPANPGILTAKAEGDFNKLFEASMKEQDFKVGDVVTGTVVEVQSDYVLVDINYKSEGLIAINEFRIVDGVREVKAGDKVEVLIDRIENENGMIVLSKDKADMLRAWTDISKAAENEEVIEGTVVAKVKGGLSVDIGVKAFLPGSQIDLRPVRNMDVYLGKKFKFKVIKFNKKRGNIVLSRRALLEEERDSLRSQTLDTMAEGSIVTGVVKNITDYGAFIDLGGMDGLLHITDMSWGRVKHPSEMLNVGDEIQVKVLKYDKEKERVSLGMKQLSSDPWESVKASYPPGTKLKGKVVSLAEYGAFVELGEGIEGLIHVSEMSWTKRVKHPSQVVTVDQEVEVVVLEVDTENRRISLGMKQLQTNPWVEMKESYAPGTIIEGEVKSVTDFGIFIGIEEGIDGLVHISDFSWTKRVNHPSEMFTKGTKVRAVVLGVDIENERFSLGIKQLESDPWSNIESKYAIGTQHDVKVTKTADFGAFVELESDIEGLIHISELTTDKINTVEDFVKPGQSVKAEVISIDKDARKIGLSSKLVKLRETKADVDDYVKKATATSKSTFGDLFADQLKNVKTDTKQ; this is encoded by the coding sequence ATGACAAAACAATTAAACAAAGCCGAGCTTGAAAAACAGAAAGTTCTAGCTTTCTTGGATGCGGAAGACGCAAAGGTTCCAGCGAATCCTGGCATTTTGACTGCCAAAGCTGAAGGTGACTTCAATAAATTATTTGAAGCATCCATGAAAGAACAAGACTTCAAAGTCGGCGACGTTGTCACAGGTACAGTAGTAGAAGTTCAATCTGACTATGTTCTTGTTGATATTAACTACAAGTCTGAAGGTTTGATCGCGATCAATGAATTCCGTATCGTTGACGGTGTTCGCGAAGTTAAAGCTGGAGACAAAGTAGAAGTTTTGATCGACCGTATCGAAAACGAAAACGGAATGATCGTTCTATCTAAAGATAAAGCTGACATGCTACGTGCATGGACTGATATCTCTAAAGCAGCTGAGAACGAAGAAGTTATCGAAGGTACTGTTGTTGCTAAAGTTAAAGGTGGCTTGAGCGTTGATATCGGCGTTAAAGCATTCTTGCCTGGTTCTCAAATCGATCTACGTCCGGTTCGCAACATGGACGTTTACTTGGGCAAAAAATTCAAATTCAAAGTTATCAAATTCAACAAAAAGCGTGGCAACATCGTTCTTTCTCGCCGTGCGCTTCTTGAAGAAGAACGTGACAGTCTTCGTTCACAAACTTTGGACACTATGGCTGAAGGTTCAATCGTTACTGGTGTTGTTAAAAACATCACTGACTACGGAGCATTCATCGACCTTGGTGGCATGGACGGATTGTTACACATCACAGATATGTCTTGGGGCCGCGTAAAACATCCTTCAGAAATGTTGAATGTTGGCGACGAAATCCAAGTTAAAGTTCTTAAGTATGATAAAGAAAAAGAACGTGTATCTTTGGGCATGAAACAACTTTCTTCTGATCCTTGGGAATCAGTAAAAGCTTCTTATCCTCCAGGCACTAAACTAAAAGGCAAAGTTGTATCTTTGGCTGAATACGGTGCATTCGTTGAGCTTGGTGAAGGCATTGAAGGTTTGATCCACGTTTCTGAAATGTCTTGGACAAAACGTGTAAAACACCCTTCTCAAGTAGTAACTGTAGACCAAGAAGTTGAAGTAGTAGTTCTTGAAGTAGACACTGAGAACCGCCGCATCAGCTTGGGTATGAAGCAACTTCAAACAAACCCATGGGTTGAAATGAAGGAATCATACGCTCCAGGTACAATCATCGAAGGCGAAGTGAAATCAGTAACTGATTTCGGTATCTTCATCGGCATCGAAGAAGGCATCGACGGTCTAGTTCACATTTCTGACTTCTCTTGGACTAAACGTGTTAATCACCCAAGCGAAATGTTCACTAAAGGAACAAAAGTTCGCGCGGTTGTATTGGGCGTAGACATCGAGAACGAAAGATTCTCTTTGGGTATCAAACAACTTGAGTCTGACCCTTGGTCAAACATCGAATCTAAATACGCTATCGGCACTCAACACGACGTTAAAGTAACTAAAACAGCTGATTTTGGTGCTTTCGTTGAACTTGAATCTGATATCGAAGGTTTGATCCACATTTCTGAACTTACAACAGACAAAATCAACACTGTTGAAGACTTCGTGAAACCAGGTCAATCTGTTAAAGCTGAAGTTATCTCTATCGACAAAGACGCTCGTAAAATCGGTTTGTCTTCTAAGCTAGTTAAACTTCGCGAAACTAAAGCTGATGTTGACGATTACGTTAAAAAAGCGACTGCAACTTCTAAGTCTACTTTCGGTGACTTGTTTGCTGATCAATTGAAAAACGTAAAGACAGATACTAAGCAGTAG
- a CDS encoding prenyltransferase/squalene oxidase repeat-containing protein — protein sequence MMKILGAFLVSLLSLPFGSYAAGRYDSLINSSLDFLAAYQTEGTGDGYFPGHWKSKVTSYAPSAIGIGKFAVPYDDPSIFTAAIVANTLAEIYFQNPRFKKIPALVEKTKNGIYPFRLNSYLFSFYPEKYYRGTKVVGPKHMYLARAWWGFANVPPDADTNSATYTYQYYLNKLNPRWLPPGHSSPVPAVFTKKLANTRDLNRHPHGYNLAQGHINTGAFMTYLMDENSADMPRFLFAPPDKGPRIPFAKNDVDCVVNANILNLLSLANKEDTPGYKSTCNHLRRVVKWKQYFFCGMYYPSLYALPYSMANAMENGAECLEPTRDDLLSYLIQKQNKDGSWRNSVLARPDFIQSSAWALNAFLMLGDPENKVHRYHAQKGLKYLLSQKMKDSGGRSYWKGEVYFAALFTARFNVVWRSTAYTTALTAKAFALADSKWNL from the coding sequence ATGATGAAAATTCTGGGGGCTTTCCTAGTTTCACTTCTGTCTTTACCCTTTGGGAGTTATGCAGCAGGTCGCTATGATTCCCTGATTAATTCCTCTTTAGACTTTCTAGCTGCCTACCAAACTGAAGGGACCGGCGATGGCTATTTCCCCGGCCATTGGAAATCCAAGGTCACTTCCTATGCACCAAGTGCGATTGGCATTGGTAAATTTGCGGTTCCCTACGATGACCCCTCGATCTTTACAGCGGCAATAGTCGCTAATACTTTGGCGGAAATATATTTCCAGAATCCCCGCTTTAAAAAAATTCCTGCGCTGGTAGAGAAAACTAAAAACGGCATTTATCCGTTTCGTTTGAACTCTTACCTTTTTAGTTTTTATCCAGAAAAATATTATCGCGGAACCAAGGTCGTTGGGCCTAAGCACATGTACTTAGCGCGCGCTTGGTGGGGATTTGCCAATGTCCCTCCGGACGCTGATACCAATTCAGCCACTTATACTTATCAGTATTATTTGAATAAATTAAATCCGCGATGGTTGCCACCTGGCCATAGCTCTCCAGTGCCCGCTGTCTTTACAAAAAAACTTGCAAACACGCGGGATTTAAACCGCCATCCCCATGGATACAATTTAGCGCAAGGACACATCAATACAGGAGCATTCATGACTTACCTCATGGATGAAAACAGTGCCGATATGCCGCGATTTTTATTTGCGCCGCCAGATAAAGGACCGCGAATTCCCTTTGCAAAAAACGATGTCGATTGTGTCGTGAATGCCAATATTTTAAATCTGCTATCCCTCGCGAATAAAGAAGACACCCCAGGATATAAATCCACCTGCAATCATCTGCGCCGGGTCGTAAAGTGGAAGCAGTATTTTTTCTGCGGAATGTATTATCCAAGTCTCTATGCCCTTCCCTATTCCATGGCTAACGCTATGGAAAACGGGGCTGAATGCCTTGAACCAACCCGCGATGATTTATTAAGTTACCTGATTCAAAAACAAAATAAAGACGGCTCTTGGCGCAACAGTGTTTTAGCAAGACCTGACTTTATTCAGTCATCGGCATGGGCATTAAATGCATTTTTAATGCTGGGAGATCCAGAAAACAAAGTGCATCGTTATCACGCGCAGAAAGGCTTAAAGTATCTGCTATCACAAAAAATGAAAGACTCTGGCGGCCGAAGTTATTGGAAAGGCGAAGTTTATTTCGCAGCACTGTTTACCGCACGCTTTAATGTCGTGTGGAGATCAACGGCCTACACCACAGCTTTGACAGCGAAAGCGTTCGCATTGGCGGATTCAAAATGGAATTTATAA
- a CDS encoding OsmC family protein, protein MEFINEFDDLKKRQLELKKIYQANPEKAFLTLKAEGILGENVSCKIASGKPHKTAGLHPYTGGDGSLACSSDMLLESLVACAGVTLNSIAFHFGVTLKNTKIIAEGDLDFRGTLGVDRTAPVGFTKIRLRFEIDSEVSPDMQKKMIDLTERYCVVYQTLINRPEISLV, encoded by the coding sequence ATGGAATTTATAAATGAGTTTGATGATCTTAAAAAACGTCAGCTTGAATTAAAAAAAATCTATCAGGCAAATCCTGAAAAAGCTTTTTTGACATTAAAAGCGGAAGGTATTTTAGGCGAAAATGTTTCCTGCAAAATTGCCTCTGGCAAGCCCCATAAAACAGCAGGCCTTCATCCCTATACTGGCGGGGACGGCAGCTTAGCTTGCTCCAGTGATATGTTGTTAGAATCCTTAGTCGCCTGCGCCGGCGTCACTTTAAATTCCATCGCTTTTCATTTCGGCGTGACCTTGAAAAATACGAAAATAATCGCGGAGGGGGATTTGGATTTTCGTGGCACACTGGGTGTTGATCGAACTGCGCCGGTGGGGTTCACCAAGATCCGTTTGCGCTTTGAAATTGATTCTGAAGTCAGTCCTGACATGCAAAAAAAGATGATCGATCTGACGGAACGATATTGCGTGGTTTATCAGACTTTGATCAATCGCCCCGAGATATCCCTGGTTTAG
- a CDS encoding TIGR02285 family protein, with translation MVSLILGLTIAWAAVDAPQVPVVPSDDEKTIQWIVNDFPPYLILNSKNTDVDMGKAKGPLAEGYRILEGGLPQYKHKFLRVPFVRMQKIIEGKKPFCSLLFQETPERAQYLQFGEEIGRTIPAGLVVKSGARVKYAVDGGKVDLAKTLQLGSFRLGVVAGRSYSPEVDEILQRNQVSFRLMTDQAVGGLFQMLDAGRIDGVLAYYLEKSSIGVGQDQKAKFKFIPIKQSKEAIILKVSCVKTPWGISRLKDINPVVREKKFKDISLKHVLAMLPESERKEYLELHRESEKTKPGISRGD, from the coding sequence ATGGTTTCTTTAATTTTGGGACTCACAATTGCCTGGGCCGCTGTGGATGCACCACAGGTTCCTGTCGTTCCCTCGGACGATGAAAAAACCATTCAGTGGATCGTGAACGATTTCCCACCGTACTTGATTTTAAATTCAAAAAATACCGATGTGGATATGGGTAAAGCCAAAGGGCCTTTGGCTGAAGGGTATCGCATTTTAGAAGGTGGTTTACCGCAGTATAAGCATAAGTTTTTGCGTGTGCCGTTTGTACGTATGCAAAAGATTATCGAAGGAAAAAAACCTTTCTGCTCTTTGCTATTTCAGGAAACCCCAGAACGCGCCCAGTATCTTCAATTCGGTGAAGAAATTGGCAGAACCATCCCTGCAGGATTAGTGGTTAAGTCAGGCGCTCGGGTGAAATATGCAGTGGACGGTGGGAAAGTGGATCTAGCCAAAACCCTGCAATTAGGAAGTTTCCGTTTGGGCGTCGTGGCGGGCCGCTCTTATTCCCCTGAAGTTGATGAGATATTACAACGCAATCAAGTGTCTTTTCGCCTTATGACCGATCAAGCCGTCGGCGGGCTTTTTCAGATGTTGGATGCAGGCCGAATTGATGGGGTACTAGCTTATTATCTGGAAAAATCATCCATAGGTGTTGGGCAGGACCAAAAAGCGAAGTTTAAATTTATACCAATCAAACAGTCAAAAGAAGCAATCATCTTAAAAGTGTCTTGTGTGAAAACGCCATGGGGGATCAGTCGACTTAAAGATATTAACCCTGTCGTGCGCGAGAAAAAATTTAAAGACATCTCTTTAAAACATGTTCTTGCAATGCTGCCTGAATCAGAGCGAAAAGAGTATTTAGAGCTTCACCGTGAAAGCGAAAAAACTAAACCAGGGATATCTCGGGGCGATTGA